In Anabrus simplex isolate iqAnaSimp1 chromosome 12, ASM4041472v1, whole genome shotgun sequence, a genomic segment contains:
- the LOC136884426 gene encoding transcription elongation factor, mitochondrial: protein MRILKHVVSQRRKCAFIIRPLHDSAGYMYEPRYSSEQQKKILQILNDSSRGNLAEFAISKTRIERLQKFLEKNGPFRDLNEVLEVEGLSVKTLERLCDSIISDKEQVKDGSKKVVGRLSRSGLVIPSAKFINGNVVKNVVGLHVNRSVISWANLSRDRELLHWDMYELPSGIKNHPCHLYEVLVDVKKKLPQADLYVMEDVRYSLQHLSDLLFHHIRTILFMLLNNDQNVSCSSEISHRVFFLRHLASARLFERLVGNEKVSAQSVVSKILETTFQNSVSADCSLRITYSAKNSVEKELLSEALLLTVSFMDLIVLKNIKELS from the coding sequence ATGCGAATTTTAAAGCATGTTGTTTCTCAGAGACGAAAGTGTGCGTTTATTATCCGTCCATTGCATGATTCTGCTGGATATATGTATGAACCTCGCTACAGTAGTGAACAGCAAAAGAAAATACTTCAGATCCTGAATGATTCGAGCCGTGGTAATTTGGCAGAGTTTGCTATTAGTAAAACTAGAATTGAGAGATTGCAGAAATTCCTTGAGAAGAATGGACCATTTCGGGATTTAAATGAAGTTCTAGAAGTAGAAGGTTTGAGTGTAAAAACACTTGAACGGCTGTGTGATAGCATTATTTCAGACAAAGAACAGGTGAAAGATGGAAGTAAAAAGGTTGTTGGGAGACTGAGTAGATCTGGATTAGTAATTCCATCTGCCAAATTTATTAACGGAAATGTTGTTAAAAATGTGGTTGGGTTACACGTCAATAGGAGTGTTATTTCTTGGGCTAATCTATCCAGAGATAGGGAGTTGCTGCATTGGGACATGTATGAATTGCCCAGTGGAATAAAGAATCACCCTTGTCATTTATACGAAGTTCTTGTTGATGTGAAGAAGAAATTACCACAAGCTGATTTGTATGTCATGGAGGATGTTCGATATTCTCTGCAGCACTTGTCCGATTTACTGTTTCACCATATCCGAACAATTCTGTTCATGCTTCTCAATAATGACCAGAATGTTTCTTGCTCTTCTGAAATTAGTCATCGGGTATTCTTCCTGCGACACCTTGCATCTGCTCGTTTGTTTGAACGGTTAGTTGGGAATGAAAAAGTGTCTGCTCAGTCTGTAGTATCTAAGATTCttgaaaccacttttcaaaattctgtCAGTGCTGACTGCAGTTTAAGAATTACATATTCAGCTAAAAATAGTGTTGAGAAAGAACTACTTTCTGAAGCTCTACTTCTAACTGTATCTTTCATGGATCTGATAGTCCTCAAGAATATAAAAGAGTTATCATAG